The following are encoded in a window of Gossypium raimondii isolate GPD5lz chromosome 13, ASM2569854v1, whole genome shotgun sequence genomic DNA:
- the LOC105781389 gene encoding uncharacterized protein LOC105781389, translating into MLRSGKELSKIEKKLKQEIDEKDDGVVENEKIQTPMLKEYKPPIPYPRKLKKDHMTNNLEIVHRDTLELFCVQCEKVDGDNSGIIEMRIKLDAKEFETSEVSPMQVIPKKGGMIIVANEKNELIPTRTVIGWRVCIDYRKLNNAAGKYNFPLPFMDQMLERLSGHMYYYFLDGLSGYFQTPIALEDQEKTTFTCPYGTFAYRQMPFGLCNAPATFQRCMLVIFDEFLEYNLRCQRTSNISKRDEMPKTYILSCEIFDIWGIDFMGPFPSSYGEKRMLQLNELDEWRANVYKSSRVYKELTKRHDDAYLKQLKQFTVGD; encoded by the exons ATGTTGAGGAGTGGGAAAGAGTTatctaaaattgaaaagaagcTGAAACAAGAAATTGATGAGAAAGATGATGGGGTGgtagaaaatgagaaaattcaAACACCGATGCTTAAGGAATACAAACCACCAATTCCATATCCGAGAAAGTTGAAGAAAGACCATATGacgaacaatttg GAAATTGTTCATAGGGACACATTGGAACTATTTTGTGTTCAATGTGAGAAGGTTGATGGAGATAATTCTGggataattgaaatgagaattaAGTTGGATGCTAAAGAGTTTGAGACCAGTGAG GTGAGTCCTATGCAAGTTATTCCTAAGAAAGGAGGCATGATTATTGTTGCTAATGAGAAAAACGAGTTGATCCCAACAAGAACAGTCATTGGGTGGAGAGTCTGTATTGACTACAGGAAGCTGAACAATGCTGCAGGAAAATACAATTTTCCTCTACCATTCATGGATCAAATGTTGGAGAGGTTGTCTGGTCACATGTACTACTACTTTCTAGATGGACTTTCTGGTTACTTTCAAACCCCAATAGCTCTTGAGGATCAAGAAAAGACGACATTTACATGTCCATATGGTACATTTGCTTATCGACAAATGCCTTTTGGATTATGTAATGCCCCTGCTACTTTTCAGCGTTGCATGTTAGTCATCTTTGATGAATTTTTGGAATACAATTTGAG ATGCCAGAGGACAAGTAATATTTCCAAACGTGATGAAATGCCTAAAACTTATATACTTTCTTGTGAAATTTTTGACATTTGGGGTATTGATTTCATGGGACCATTTCCTAGTTCTTATG GTGAAAAGAGAATGCTGCAGCTGAATGAGCTAGATGAATGGCGAGCAAATGTTTATAAAAGCTCAAGAGTGTACAAAGAATTAACAAAGCGACACGATGATGCTTATTTAAAGCAACTTAAGCAATTCACAGTTGGAGATTGA